CGAGTTATGTCGCCGTATGCGCGGGGTGCCATGGACGCGAGGGAGAGGGTAAGCCTCACGTCGCGGTATCGATGCAAGGAAGCTCGACGCTGCGTCAGGCCGATCCGCATAACCTGATCGTCGCGATGCTTGATGGCGTGGACGCCACCGATTTCGCTGGAACGGAGAGCATGCAGGCAATGCCGGGATTTGCCGCCACGCTCAGCGACGACGAACTCGCGCATTTGGCCAACTACTTGCGCTCGAGCTGGGGCGGTCAGCCGGGGAACGTAACGGCGGCGAGGATCAAGGCGTTGCGCTAAGCCGCCTGGCTCCACAAACGCAGGCGCTACCGTTTATTCAAACGGTAGCGCCTTTCGCTGCCATTTGCCGCTGCAGTTCCGGCCAGATCTTCGCGACCGCTTCCTCACCGGCCAGGATCGCCGCGTTGCGCTGGCCGAAGTCGCTGCCGCTCATGGCGGCAAGGTTCGGGCGGATGACGAAGTCGGCGTATTTATCGAGTTCGTAAGCCTTGATGGTCTGGCCCATGATCGTGAAGGTCTGCATCAGGACGTCGAACGAGCTTTGCGTCAACCCCGTCTCCGGGCGCGCCGAAATATCCACCGCGATCACAAAATCCGCGCCCATCTTGCGCGCGAACGACGCCGGCACCGGGCTGACCAGACCGCCATCCACGTACTCATGACCGCCGATCTTCACTGGCTCGAAGATGGACGGCACGCTGCACGACGCGCGCACGGCAACGCCGGTATTGCCGCGCTGGAACAGGATTGGCTGGCCGGTCTTCAGGTCCGTCGCGACAATGCCAAGCGGTTTGGCCATCTTCTCGATCGGCCGGTTATCAAGCGTCTTGTTCAGGTAGTTCTGCAGCGCGACGCCTTGCAGGAAACCGCGCGTGCGAAATGGCATCGCCCAGTCGCTGATCGAGGCTTCGTCCATGGTCAACGCGAGCTTGTTGATGGCAATGCCGCTCATCCCCGACGCCGATAACGCCGCGATCACCGAGCCCGCGCTTGTGCCGCTCAGCAGGTCCACCTTCAGGTTGCGCGCTTCGAGCGCCTTGATTACACCGATGTGGGCAAACCCCCGCGCCGCGCCGCCGCCCAATGCGAGGCCGACCCGCACGGGCCGCTGGGGCGTGCTGGTGGCGGCCACTGGCGACGCGGGCGGCGTGACTGCGGTGCTGGAACCAGTCGTTGTGGTGCACGCCGTGAGCACGGCCGACGCGCAGCCAAAAGAGAACGCGCGCCGTGACAACTGAGGCAGCGACGAAAGCGAGGGCGACGATGTTTTCAAGAAGTTCTCCTGCGATGCAGCGGGGACGAGCGTGGAGCGGTGGGACCGCACAGGCGGCTCGGATAGCCGCTCGAATAGCCGTTTGGTCAAGCCATCCGATGACGGCGGACATGATAAAACATGATGACCCCCGGAAGCGGGCCAAAAGCGCCCGGCGGGTATAATTCACACTCGTTTCGACCGCTCGCCAAGTTCGTCCAGAAGACGTGCCGAAGCCGGTCCCCGATATATCGCTTGCCTGGCTCCTCCCGTGCCAGCAAACGCATTTGAGCTATCGAGCACACCGCACATGACCCAAGTCCGTACCCGTTTCGCTCCCAGCCCCACAGGCTTCATCCACCTCGGCAACATTCGCTCCGCGCTTTATCCGTGGGCGTTCGCGCGCAAGATGAAGGGCGTTTTCGTGTTGCGCATCGAGGACACTGACCTGGAGCGCTCGACCGACGCGTCTGTCGACGCCATCCTTGAAGGCATGGAATGGCTCGGCCTCGACTACGACGAAGGTCCGATCTACCAGATGCAGCGCATGGACCGCTACCGCGAAGTGCTGAAGCAGATGCTCGACCAGGGCCTGGCCTACCACTGCTATATGTCGACGGAAGAGCTCGACGCATTGCGTGAACGCCAGCGCGCGGCCAATGAAAAGCCGCGTTACGACGGCACGTGGCGCCCGGAAGAGGGCAAGGTGCTGCCTCCCATTCCGGAAGGCGTCTCGCCGGTCATTCGTTTCCGCAATCCGCTGGGCGGCGTAGTGAGTTGGGACGACGCGGTGAAGGGCACGATCGAAATCTCGAACGACGAGCTGGACGACCTCGTGATCGCGCGGCCCGACGGCACGCCAACTTATAACTTCTGCGTGGTCGTGGACGATCTCGACATGAAGATCACCCACGTGATCCGCGGAGACGACCACGTGAACAACACGCCGCGCCAGATCAACATCCTGCTCGCGCTGGGTGGGGAAGTGCCGGTGTACGCGCACTTGCCGACTGTGCTCAACGAGCAGGGCGAGAAGATGAGCAAGCGCCACGGCGCGATGAGCGTGATGGGTTATCGCGATAACGGGTATCTGCCGGAAGCCGTGATGAACTATCTTGCGCGGCTTGGCTGGTCGCATGGCGACGCAGAGATTTTCTCGCGCGAACAGTTCGTCGAGTGGTTCGACCTGGACCATCTGGGCAAGTCGCCGGCGCAATACGATCCGGACCGTCTGAACTGGCTGAACGCGCACTACATCAAGGAAGCCGACAACGCACGGCTGGAAACGCTCGTGAAGCCCTTTCTGGCCGAGTTGGGTATCGACTCCGCGATGATCGAGCAAGGGCCGCCGCTCGAACTTGTGGTCGGCTTGTTGAAGGACCGCGCATCAACGGTAAAGGAAATTGCCGATAACGCCGCCATGTTCTATCGGGAACCCGTGATCGATCCAGCGGCGCTCGCGCAGCATGTCACCGAAGCCGTGCGTCCCGCGCTCGCTGACTTGCGGCAGGCCCTGAGCGAAGTGGAGTGGAGCAAGGAAGCCATCTCGGCGGCATTCAAGGCCACGCTGACAAGCCACAAGCTCAAGATGCCGCATCTCGCCATGCCGGTGCGCCTGCTGGTCGCGGGTACCACGCATACACCGTCTATTGACGCGGTGCTGATGCTGTTCGGCCGTGAGACGGTGCTGGCCCGGCTCGACAAGGGCATTGCCTGAACGTAGGGCGGGGTGCTTCATGGGCGCTCATGAAAGACTCATGGGCGCGTGGCATCGGCGGGAACGGTGTCCGGTTTGCGCCCCGAGTTTGCACCCTAAGAACGAACTATTTTCAGATGCTGGGCTAAAAGGTATTTACAACTTCAAAAGTGCCCTTTAGAATCTCGTTTCTGTTCTGCAAGGGGGGTATAGCTCAGCTGGGAGAGCGCTTGCATGGCATGCAAGAGGTCAGCGGTTCGATCCCGCTTACCTCCACCACAGAACGGAAACGAAGCTTTTTAAAGCGCCAGAGCATCGGAAAAAAAGCTTCACAAGAATCACAAAGCTGTTTATAATGTCGTTCTTCGCTGCTGACTGACAAGAAACTGATTAATAAGTACCAAGCGATTAAGAAAGTGTTAATCGGAGTTAATCAGAAGCAAGTCAGGATTTAAGCGAAAAGAGTAAAAGACATTAACTGAAAAGTTTATGTCCCCATCGTCTAGAGGCCTAGGACATCACCCTTTCACGGTGAGTACAGGGGTTCGAATCCCCTTGGGGACGCCAAAACATCGGCGGCTGCCAGAAGCGCTGCAAGTTTGATGAGTCAACCAACCTCACGAACTGATGGAAAGAAGTGGAGCGGTAGTTCAGTTGGTTAGAATACCGGCCTGTCACGCCGGGGGTCGCGGGTTCGAGTCCCGTCCGCTCCGCCAACGAGTTGTAAAAGAAAATCCAGCTTAAAGCTGGATTTTTTTCGTCCACGTTTTTCGTACACATTTCTCGGCCATCTTTTTTACCCCCCCCCCCGCCTTTTTCGTCCTTCCTCGTTCTTTCCTTCGTCCTCTTCGTCTTTCCCGATTCTTCGTCTCAGTTCCTCCGGCTATTCTTCGTACCACTATTGCGTTGCATCTTGTTGAACGTGTGGCGTGCGTGACATCGAACGTGCGCGCTCGTAAAACTCTCCATTGCCAGCGCGCGCCGGCTGACTTAGTGTTGATGACTTGATTCAGTGCTTTCATCGCGCAATGCTCGATCCCACCGAAGCTCTCTCGCCGTTTCAGTTGCGCCTGGCGTCGATGGACGATTTTTCGTTCGCCGAGGCGCTCACGCGCAACAACATGAACGGTTACTACCGCCGCCACAATCTCGTGTGGCGAAGCGATCTTTTTTTGGGTAGCTGGCGCGAATCCGAAAACTTCGTGCTCGAGTGCGACGGCCAGGCTATTGGCGTGATGCGCGTGACGGAAGAAGATCAGTCGCTCCACATCCGCGACGTACAAGTGGTGGAAGGGTGGCGCCGCACGGGCGCGGGAACATTTCTCCTCGATACCGCGCACCGCTGGGCACGGGCACGCGGACTAACGGAGACACAGTTGCGCGTATTCGTCGATAACCCCGCTGCCCGGCTGTATCTCCGCATGGGCTACAAGACCGCCGGTTCGCGGCTCGCGCAATTCGGTGCGATCCGGCATATGGTGCGGGGCGTTTAGGATTTAGCTTTTCAGCGCTCGCTCGATGCGCCGTTCTGACTATCGTCTCGCGGCTCGCCGTCGCGGACAAAAAATGCTCGCGGACTTTCGCCGAACGCCCGTCTGAACATCGCGGAAAAGGCGCTCTGGCTTTGATAGCCGAGCAGCAACGCAACTTGTGAGAGCGGTCGGCCCTGGCTCAGTAATGGAATCGCGCGCGCCAGCACGGCCTGCTGGCGCCATTGTGAAAAACTGACGCCTAGTTCACGCCGGAACAAGCGTGCGATCGTGCGAGTGCTTGCACCCGCGAGCGCGGCCCAATGCTCGAGCGAATCAGCGGAAGCAGGGTCGGCGAGGACGGCCTCGCATAACGCCAGCAGGCGTTTGTCGGTAGGCATCGGGATGGAGAGGGGCAGCGGGCGTGAGCGCGTGATTTCATCGAGTGCAAGCGTGCCGAGCAACCGTTCACGCTCGCGTGAAATCGTGCGATCGTCCAGCGCAACGGCCACCTCCCGCAGCAGCGGCGACACCTCCACCACGCGGCACGCATCCAGTCCCGGTGGCACCACGCTCGCATCTATATACAACGTCCGCAGAAACGCGTCTTCCACGATCACCACTTCATGCGTCACGTTCGGCGGGACCCAGATTGCCCGCGATGGCGGCACCATCCACGTCGACCCTTCCGCTGCGATTCGCAACACGCCGCGTGTCGTACACGCGACCTGCGCCCACGCGTGCGTGTGCCGCGCAATCCGGACGCCGGCCGGCACGGGCCGCGAGCGCACGCGGATAGGATGCGCAAGCGTAGGCGACGACTCGGCCGGAATGTCGAGATGCTCGACTTCTTCCGGTTGCTGCGGCTGCAATGGTTGATCGGTTGTCGAAAACATGGTTTTTTAAGCGCTCCTCCACCGTGATATTAAAGGCATCGGGTGGGATTGGCTTTGAAGTCGGGCGCGGGAACGCGTTTGCCTGGCCACGCCATCTTCACGTAACGACTGTTTCATACGCTTGGCATAATGCGCGCTGGATCTTCATGGAAGGAATAAACGCATGCAACACGTATTCGTCTACGGCACGCTGCGAGCGGGCGAGAGCAATGACATTTGCCGCGCAGCAGAGCGCAACGGGATCGCCGCGCCGGTGCTTATCGGCTCGGGTCATATCAATGGCAGGTTGTACGACTTCGACGCTTATCCCGGACTCGTGCTCGATCCCACCGCGGAGCCGGTTCGTGGCGATATCTATCGAATCGATGAAACACTCGTGCCCGTGCTCGATGAGATCGAAATGATCGTGCCGGGTGTGATCGGCTTGTATCGCAGCGAGCGGTTGCCGGTGACGGTTCAGATAGATGGATGCGCGCAGGTTGTCGATTGTCTGGTATATCCGGTCGGCGACGAGGCGGTGAAAGGTTTGCCGCGTATCGATAACGGCGATTGGGTTGCGTATCGACGAGCAAGGCTGGCAACGCAGTAGCCGGTTCAACGCCGATAAAAAAGCCGCCCTGAATGTCCAGAGCGGCTTTGTTTGATAGAAGCCCCGCGATAAGTCTTAAATCTCTTCGTAAAGCGGCAACGTCAAAAATTCCGCGAACGTATCCGATGTCGACATCGCTTCGAAAATCGTCGCTGCCCGGTCGTACGGTGCGGTGTCGCCGGCAACGACCTCTTTCACCTTCACCAACTCTTCCTGCGTGAAGGCGCGAACCATCTCGGCGGTCACTTTGCGGCCATCGTCGAGCTTGCCTTTCGGCGAGCGAATCCACTGCCACACTTGCGAGCGCGAAATTTCCGCGGTCGCCGCGTCTTCCATGAGGTTGTGGATCGGCACGCAACCATTGCCCGCGAGCCACGAACCAAGATAGTGGATGCCCACGTTGATATTGCCGCGCACGCCGCCTTCGGTGATGGGATCTTCGGGACGGAAATCGAGCAGATCGGTCGCTGTGACCTGCACGTCGTCGCGTTGCTTCGCGATCTGGTTCGGCTTGTCGCCGAGCACCTTCACGAACTCTTCCATCGCGATCGGCACGAGGCCGGGATGCGCGACCCAACCGCCGTCGTAACCGTCGCCCGCATCGCGTGCCTTGTCTGAACGCACGCCGCCCATCGCTTTGTCGTTGGCTGCCGCGTCGCTCTTGATCGGAATCAACGCACTCATGCCGCCGATGGCCGGTGCGTTACGCCGGTGACATGTCTTTAACAATTGCAGCGCATAGGCGCGCATGAACGGCACGGTCATCGTGATCTTCGCGCGATCGGCGAGGCAGAAATTGGCGTCGTTCTTGAACTTCTTGATCGCGGAAAAGATGTAGTCCCAGCGGCCAGCGTTCAATCCCGACGAATGCTCGCGCAACTCATACAGGATCTCGTCCATTTCGAACGCGGCCAGGATGGTTTCGATCAGCACCGTTGCTCGAATCGAGCCACGCGGCACGCCTACCATCTCCTGCGCGGCCACGAAGATCTCGTTCCACAGGCGCGCTTCGAGATGGCTTTCCAGCTTCGGCAAATAGAAGTAAGGACCCGCGCCGCGAGCCAGTTGCTCCTTCGCGTTGTGGAATAGGAACAGCGCGAAATCGAAGATGCCGCCCGATACACGCTGGCCATCCACGGTCACGTGTTTTTCATCGAGATGCCAGCCGCGCGGACGCACGATCAGCGTCGCGGTTTTATCGTTGAGCTTGTATGACTTGCCATTCTGTTCAAGCGAAATCGTGCCGCGTACCGCTTCCTTCAGGTTGATATGACCGGTCAACTGGTTGTCCCAGTTTGGCGTGTTCGAATCCTCGAAGTCCGTCATGTACGCATCCGCGCCGGAGTTCAGCGCGTTGATGATCATCTTGCGTTCGACCGGTCCGGTGATCTCTACTCGGCGGCATTCGAGCGCCTTGGGCAACGGTGCTATGGTCCAGTCGGCATCGCGGATGGCTTGCGTTTCGCTGAGGAAATCCGGACGTTCACCTGCGTCCAGCCGCTTCGTGCGTTCTGCGCGCGCTACGAGCAAAGCCTGACGACGCGGCTCAAACGCCCGATGCAGGGTTGCCACCAGCTCAAGCGCCTCGGGCGTGAGGATGGTCTCGTAGCCGGGTTTGATTTCAGCCGTGATGGTCATGCCCTTCGGCATGTGGGTCAGCGTGTTCGCCATGTTCTACATCTCCTTGGTCGGTCAGACGGTTTTGCGTGCTGCGTGAATCAATGAGTCGGTTATTTGGTGGGACTGCGGGGCATGCGCTTGGAAAGATCAAACGGCGCCGCTTGCTGATGCCGGGGGCAGCCTGCATCGATGAAAGCAAGCAGATCGGTCATATCGCGTCCGGTGCCGCGCGGCAGGACGCCGAGTTGTTCGGCGGGCAGCGCCATGCGGTTGAGCCAGAAGGTGGTGTAGCCAAACCACGTTGCGCCCGTCACGTCCCAGCCATTCGACGATACAAACACGATCTCGGAAGCCGCCACGCCGATCGCTTGCGTTCCTAGCGCATAGGCGGCGTGAGCGGGTTTGTAGGCGCGCACGGCGTCCACTGAGAGGACATGATCGAAGAGACCCGACATGCCCGCGCTTTTCACCGCGATGTCCAGCATCTGCGGATTGCCGTTCGACAGGATCGCGAGCTTCAGATCCGGGCGTTTGCGTAGCGTTTTTAGCGCGGTGACCGTGTCCGGAAACGCCGCGAGGCAGGCGTATTCGTCCATCAGGCGCTTTTCCGCAGCCGGAGTGAGTGCATGGTCGAGCTTCAGGCGCGTGGCGGCGTAGCGCAGCGCGTCGAGCGTGATTGCCCAGAACGGTTCGTATCGGGCACCGGCGGGGTCCGAGAGCGTGCGCAACTGCGTGTATTCGATCTGCTTTTGGCGCCACAACTGCGAAAGCGCGTCGCCGTGGCCGGGGAATAACTGCTCGGCGGCCGCCACGACCGAGTGCACGTCGAACAGCGTGCCGTAGGCATCAAAGATGACTGCGCGAGGAGGCGAAATCGATGTCGGTGACATGGCTGGCGCTCCATAAGTAGATATCGGCTCATTTTATTAGTGCGTTGGAACGACCGGAAGATGCGTCCAGATCACTTGATCTTTGACTTTTTCACGCCTAATCTGGGCGCCCTGGCATTCGAACGCACGCTTATGGACCGCTTCAAGCAAATAGAAACGTTCGTGGCGGTCGTCGCGAAGGGCAGCCTGTCAGCAGCGGCGCAGGCCGAGGGCGTTGCGCCTGCGGTGATTGGTCGCCGACTCGACGCACTTGAAGAGCGGCTCGGCGTAAAGCTGCTCGTGCGCACCACGCGCCGGCTGACGCTCACCTTCGAAGGGTCGGCATTTCTGGAGGATTGCCAGCGGGTCATCCATGACATGCAGAGCGCGGAGGCGAGCGTGTCGGCCGGGGGGGTGAAGGCGAGCGGGCATCTGCGGGTGTCTGCCCCGGCGGGTTTCGGACGGCGTCACGTTGCCGCGCTCGTCCCCGTTTTCACTTCGATGCACCCGGATGTATCGATCACGCTCGACCTGACGGACCGTATGGTCGACCTGGTCAACGAAGGCTTCGATTGCGCGGTGCGGCTTGGTGAGTTGCCGGATTCGTCGCTGGTGTCGTTGAAGCTGGGGGAGAACCGGCGAGTTTGCGTGGCGTCGCCGGAATATTTGCGGGCGCGCGGGGCGCCCGTCGATCTCGACGCGCTCGCGCAGCACAACTGTCTGCCGCTTGGGGCGAGCGCGAATCAGCAGCGCGGCTGGGTGTTCCAGAAAGACGGCAAGGTCGTGCAGATGCGTGTTTCCGGCACTATGGAATGCTCGGACGGCGCCGTGCTGCATGAGTGGTGTCTTGCCGGATACGGGCTGGCGTGGCGCTCATGGTGGGAAGTCGGCGATGACATCGCCCAGGGGCGTCTTATCAGCGTGCTCGATGCTTTCGCAGCGCCACCTATCGGGATTCACGCCGTGTTTCCGCAGCGCCGGCATTTGCCGCTGAGAGTGCGTCTGTTTCTCGATCTGCTGAAACACACGTTCGGTGCGCCAGGCTATTGGGGCTGATTGCGGGCTGCTTGCCCTGATTCAGTTACTACAATGGAAGTGCACGATGGCCACTGCTGAGGAGTCGACCATGTTCAAGCACATTCTGGTTCCGACGGACGGATCGGTTCTTTCGCAGAAAGCGATTGATGGCGCGATCGATCTTGCCCAGTCGGTGGGGGCGCGGATTACGGCTTATGCCTGTTTGCCGCTGTATCCGTATTCCCCTTTCGCCGATGTCGCCGTCGAGCCGCCCGGGGATTTTCATGAGCGCGCGGAACGCGAGGCACGGGAGCATCTTGGAGCTGTTGAAAAGGCCGCTGCCGCTGTTGGTGTTTCCTGCAACTCTGTCACGAGCGTCGAATCCGCGCCTTATATTGGCATTATCGATATTGCAGAGCGCGACGGCTGCGATGTGATTTTCATGGCGTCACACGGGAGGAGGGGATTAGGCAGTTTGCTGATCGGCAGCGAAACTCAGCGGGTGCTGACCCACACGAAGATTCCGGTGATTGTTTATCGGTGAAGGGGCCGGTCAGGCCTAGCGCCTATTGTGCGCCAATGCCGGGAAGGCAAACGCGGCGCTGGTCCATTTTCCCGGCCAGAATGTGTTATACAGCAGCGATTTTCGTATGATTCAGGCAATGCGCGTAAATCTTGTACATGAACACGATATAGCCTAGACCCAGCGTGAGAACGCTAATGATTGCCCAGATAACAATGTTCCCGACTATGCTTGCCAGATCAATGGTGCATTCCAACCGGCCAATTCGCATGCCGCTTGCATCGACCACGTTGGTCCGGCCAATGATGAAGCGAGCCATATAATAGGGAAAAACAAACAAGGCCAGTCCGAACGTTACGATTGACAAAAGAATCCAGATAACAGCGTGTCCGATAATATCTCCGACGGAGAGATCAGATTTTAAAATCCCAGTTTGCATGCTTAACCCCGTTGTTATTGTTACGTTTTGTAAGAATTAGGGATAATACACGATTGCCGTGATATTTGAAGCGCATTTATGTGATATTTTTAATCGATATTGAGTTGTTTCGGGGCGGTAGCTCAGTGAGAATTATTCTGATTCCTTTAAACGCAAAAAGCACACGGCCAAAGAGCCGTGTGCTTTTATCTGCTTAAAACACCCTTGGCGTATTAAGCGACTTTCTCTTCGAAGAACTGTTCATCTTCGGTCGAGCCGTGCAATGCGGTCGTCGATGC
This window of the Caballeronia sp. SBC1 genome carries:
- a CDS encoding GNAT family N-acetyltransferase, with amino-acid sequence MLDPTEALSPFQLRLASMDDFSFAEALTRNNMNGYYRRHNLVWRSDLFLGSWRESENFVLECDGQAIGVMRVTEEDQSLHIRDVQVVEGWRRTGAGTFLLDTAHRWARARGLTETQLRVFVDNPAARLYLRMGYKTAGSRLAQFGAIRHMVRGV
- a CDS encoding LysR family transcriptional regulator, whose product is MDRFKQIETFVAVVAKGSLSAAAQAEGVAPAVIGRRLDALEERLGVKLLVRTTRRLTLTFEGSAFLEDCQRVIHDMQSAEASVSAGGVKASGHLRVSAPAGFGRRHVAALVPVFTSMHPDVSITLDLTDRMVDLVNEGFDCAVRLGELPDSSLVSLKLGENRRVCVASPEYLRARGAPVDLDALAQHNCLPLGASANQQRGWVFQKDGKVVQMRVSGTMECSDGAVLHEWCLAGYGLAWRSWWEVGDDIAQGRLISVLDAFAAPPIGIHAVFPQRRHLPLRVRLFLDLLKHTFGAPGYWG
- a CDS encoding DUF898 domain-containing protein, giving the protein MQTGILKSDLSVGDIIGHAVIWILLSIVTFGLALFVFPYYMARFIIGRTNVVDASGMRIGRLECTIDLASIVGNIVIWAIISVLTLGLGYIVFMYKIYAHCLNHTKIAAV
- a CDS encoding universal stress protein → MFKHILVPTDGSVLSQKAIDGAIDLAQSVGARITAYACLPLYPYSPFADVAVEPPGDFHERAEREAREHLGAVEKAAAAVGVSCNSVTSVESAPYIGIIDIAERDGCDVIFMASHGRRGLGSLLIGSETQRVLTHTKIPVIVYR
- a CDS encoding helix-turn-helix domain-containing protein, which encodes MFSTTDQPLQPQQPEEVEHLDIPAESSPTLAHPIRVRSRPVPAGVRIARHTHAWAQVACTTRGVLRIAAEGSTWMVPPSRAIWVPPNVTHEVVIVEDAFLRTLYIDASVVPPGLDACRVVEVSPLLREVAVALDDRTISRERERLLGTLALDEITRSRPLPLSIPMPTDKRLLALCEAVLADPASADSLEHWAALAGASTRTIARLFRRELGVSFSQWRQQAVLARAIPLLSQGRPLSQVALLLGYQSQSAFSAMFRRAFGESPRAFFVRDGEPRDDSQNGASSER
- the aceB gene encoding malate synthase A, which gives rise to MANTLTHMPKGMTITAEIKPGYETILTPEALELVATLHRAFEPRRQALLVARAERTKRLDAGERPDFLSETQAIRDADWTIAPLPKALECRRVEITGPVERKMIINALNSGADAYMTDFEDSNTPNWDNQLTGHINLKEAVRGTISLEQNGKSYKLNDKTATLIVRPRGWHLDEKHVTVDGQRVSGGIFDFALFLFHNAKEQLARGAGPYFYLPKLESHLEARLWNEIFVAAQEMVGVPRGSIRATVLIETILAAFEMDEILYELREHSSGLNAGRWDYIFSAIKKFKNDANFCLADRAKITMTVPFMRAYALQLLKTCHRRNAPAIGGMSALIPIKSDAAANDKAMGGVRSDKARDAGDGYDGGWVAHPGLVPIAMEEFVKVLGDKPNQIAKQRDDVQVTATDLLDFRPEDPITEGGVRGNINVGIHYLGSWLAGNGCVPIHNLMEDAATAEISRSQVWQWIRSPKGKLDDGRKVTAEMVRAFTQEELVKVKEVVAGDTAPYDRAATIFEAMSTSDTFAEFLTLPLYEEI
- a CDS encoding patatin-like phospholipase family protein, with translation MKTSSPSLSSLPQLSRRAFSFGCASAVLTACTTTTGSSTAVTPPASPVAATSTPQRPVRVGLALGGGAARGFAHIGVIKALEARNLKVDLLSGTSAGSVIAALSASGMSGIAINKLALTMDEASISDWAMPFRTRGFLQGVALQNYLNKTLDNRPIEKMAKPLGIVATDLKTGQPILFQRGNTGVAVRASCSVPSIFEPVKIGGHEYVDGGLVSPVPASFARKMGADFVIAVDISARPETGLTQSSFDVLMQTFTIMGQTIKAYELDKYADFVIRPNLAAMSGSDFGQRNAAILAGEEAVAKIWPELQRQMAAKGATV
- a CDS encoding gamma-glutamylcyclotransferase; amino-acid sequence: MQHVFVYGTLRAGESNDICRAAERNGIAAPVLIGSGHINGRLYDFDAYPGLVLDPTAEPVRGDIYRIDETLVPVLDEIEMIVPGVIGLYRSERLPVTVQIDGCAQVVDCLVYPVGDEAVKGLPRIDNGDWVAYRRARLATQ
- a CDS encoding haloacid dehalogenase type II; the encoded protein is MSPTSISPPRAVIFDAYGTLFDVHSVVAAAEQLFPGHGDALSQLWRQKQIEYTQLRTLSDPAGARYEPFWAITLDALRYAATRLKLDHALTPAAEKRLMDEYACLAAFPDTVTALKTLRKRPDLKLAILSNGNPQMLDIAVKSAGMSGLFDHVLSVDAVRAYKPAHAAYALGTQAIGVAASEIVFVSSNGWDVTGATWFGYTTFWLNRMALPAEQLGVLPRGTGRDMTDLLAFIDAGCPRHQQAAPFDLSKRMPRSPTK
- the gltX gene encoding glutamate--tRNA ligase, with amino-acid sequence MTQVRTRFAPSPTGFIHLGNIRSALYPWAFARKMKGVFVLRIEDTDLERSTDASVDAILEGMEWLGLDYDEGPIYQMQRMDRYREVLKQMLDQGLAYHCYMSTEELDALRERQRAANEKPRYDGTWRPEEGKVLPPIPEGVSPVIRFRNPLGGVVSWDDAVKGTIEISNDELDDLVIARPDGTPTYNFCVVVDDLDMKITHVIRGDDHVNNTPRQINILLALGGEVPVYAHLPTVLNEQGEKMSKRHGAMSVMGYRDNGYLPEAVMNYLARLGWSHGDAEIFSREQFVEWFDLDHLGKSPAQYDPDRLNWLNAHYIKEADNARLETLVKPFLAELGIDSAMIEQGPPLELVVGLLKDRASTVKEIADNAAMFYREPVIDPAALAQHVTEAVRPALADLRQALSEVEWSKEAISAAFKATLTSHKLKMPHLAMPVRLLVAGTTHTPSIDAVLMLFGRETVLARLDKGIA